The Argentina anserina chromosome 3, drPotAnse1.1, whole genome shotgun sequence genome includes a region encoding these proteins:
- the LOC126787317 gene encoding protein SMALL AUXIN UP-REGULATED RNA 51-like, whose amino-acid sequence MAKSRSTSGKKKNNILKLKVLVEKLQTSLSLIRKSNLSFQNDSTSVPEDVKEGHFAVIAADGENPKRFVVPLSYLAHPTFLKLLEQAAEEFGFDHEGALAIPCLPSELEKMLRDEHAHPHIMEKDSSSSSSGVYWSSCKALVQSY is encoded by the coding sequence ATGGCCAAGTCAAGAAGTACCAGtggcaagaagaagaacaacatCCTGAAGCTCAAGGTACTAGTGGAAAAGCTGCAGACGAGCCTATCGTTGATCCGGAAATCCAATTTAAGTTTCCAAAACGACTCTACCTCAGTGCCGGAAGACGTTAAGGAAGGTCACTTTGCGGTGATTGCTGCGGACGGGGAAAATCCAAAGAGATTTGTGGTGCCATTAAGTTATCTGGCTCATCCAACTTTCTTGAAGCTGCTGGAGCAAGCGGCCGAGGAGTTTGGCTTTGACCACGAGGGTGCCCTAGCGATTCCTTGTCTGCCAAGCGAGCTCGAGAAGATGTTAAGAGATGAGCATGCTCATCCTCATATTATGGAGAAAGACTCATCCTCATCTAGCTCGGGTGTTTACTGGAGTTCTTGTAAAGCTTTAGTGCAGAGCTACTGA